TCGTCGCGCAACCGCCGGAATCGCCGAGTGACGACCTCGCGCATACTCGCGAAGTCGTCCACACCCTCTACGGACTTGATTTTGAACCGCCGGTAGCCGGGCTTGAACGGCACCCCGTCCAGGAACGACACCAGCGACGCGACCGTGTCCTGCCCGCTGAGGTGCGCGATGTCCATGCCCTCGATCGTGCGCGGGGTGTTCGCGAGGCCCAACACCTTCTTCAGCCCGATCAGGCCCTTCTTCGGGTCGATGGGGAACACTTCCGGCTGCACGTCTTTGTTCGCGTCCCCGCGCATGTCGAGTTTTTGGATGGCCGCGATCTCGTCGCGGATGCGCCGGGCCTTCTCGAAATTCAGCTCCTCGCTCGCGGCGGTCATCTCGCGCTCCATGCGGCGCACGAGCTTCGCGGTCTTGCCTTCGAGAATGAAAATGAGCTTCTTGATCTGCGCGCGGTAGTCCTCGCGCGACACGCGCAGGTTGCACGGCGCGGTGCAGCGCCGGATGCTGTGCAACAGACAGGGGCGGAACCACTTCCACCGGTCCTCGCCGGTCTTGATGTCGAGCGTGCAAGTACGGAACTGGAGCAACCGCTGGAGCACGTCCATCGCGATCCGCAGCGGCTTCGTGCTCGTGAACGGCCCGTAGAGCCGGACGCCCTTGCGCCGCGGTTTGCGCGTGATCTCGACCCGCGGGAACTCTTCGCGCGTGCGGATCTGCAGGTACGGGAACGTCTTGTCGTCCTTGAGATCCTTGTTGAACTTCGGGCGCAGGTCTTTAATCATCCGCGCTTCGGTAAACACGGCCTGGATCGCGTCGGTCGTCTCGATGAAGTCCACGTCCTTGACGAGCGGCATCCAGTCACGGATGCGGGCATCGTTCAGGGCTTCTTTGCTGAAGTACGACGAGGCCCGGCCGCGCAAGTTCTTCGCCTTGCCGACGTAAATGACGTTCCCGCCGGCGTCCTTCATCAGGTACACGCCGGACGTGGTGGGGAACTCGCGGACCTTCGCGGCCGGGTCGCGCGGATCGGGTGTTTGCTCGCTGACGGGGGGAATCGGATCTTCGATCATGGGAAGCATCCACCGGAACAGGGGTACACGCATTGTACCCGTTGGCGGCAAATCTTCCCACGCTATTGGAGGGAGTTACGAGCGCGGGCGGATGAGGGGCGCGAGATCGGGATAAAGTTCGTACAAGCAGACCGGGCAGATGCCGTGCGTGAGCCGTTCGCCGGCCACGGGAGTGCGGTCGCGCCACTCGTCCGCGGCCGTCCTCTCGCGCCGGCAGTGACAGCAGACGCACGTCATTTTGGTATCTTCGGCCATGCGATCGCGCACGAATGGTGCCACCATTGCGCAGTTCCCTTCCCAACCGCGATCGCGAAATTCCTTACCGGGTAAAGAATTCAGCTATCGTTCGGAATCTTTTGTCGGATTCACTCATGTGAGCGGGGCGCTCGTGAGAAAAATGCAAACTGTATGCCCTCGACACAAAAACAAAGGGGGCGTGAGTACCGACCCGCCACGCAATCCGCGGGAACTTACCAGAGCGAAGATTAAGTGTCGAGTTGTCCGGCGCCGCTTGCTGCGGGATCGTAAGGTTCAAGCCACTGAATGATTTCGATCCGGTTGCCGTCCGGGTCGCTCACGAAGAACCGGTCGCAGTGGGGGATCGGCCCAGTTTCCTGAATCTCGATGCGCTGTGTGCGGAAGTGCTCACGCGCCTGCGCGACATCCGGCACACGAAGGGCGAAGTGCCGCGGGCTCCGCGAATCGGGCTGCGGTTTCTGGAGCAGGTGCAGCGTTTGCCCGTCACCCAGTTGGAACCACAGTGCGACGAAATCAAACGTCTTCGGCTTCGGGATCTCCTTCAACCCCAACACGCCCGCGTAGAACGCCCGCGCCTGCGCCACGTCCGTAATGAGCACGGAACAGTGGTCGAGGTGAGTCACGTTCAATCCCGCCATCGCATCTCTCCCATGGCGATGAAGTTGCGCTCACACCGCGCGATACCACAGCCGCTCCGTTGACCCGCCCAAACCCCGGCCGGCTAACAATTGCTAACATTTTCGGGGTTCGGGCCGTCACCGGGGCAAATCGCCAAGCAACTAGCGACTCAACTACTGACACTACAGGTAGTTAAGACACAATCATCGTTCCGACTCACCCTCGCCGGCAGGTAACAACCGCTAACATCGCCGCAATTTCTGGCCGTTTCGGGCTAACACTTCGAGCCCGCTCGCACTCGTACCCCGAGCACACCCGCAATACCTGGACACTGCCAATTATACGCAAGTGGACACAAGAATACAAACACTGTCCCGACTGCGCGGCGCACGCGCATTGTGCGGGCGCGCCGCGCAGCGCGTTGCTGAGCCGAGCAGTGAAAACATCACAATGTGCGCCGGGGGTGCAGCGAATACCACTCACGGGAAGTCCCGAATGAAGAACCGGCGCCCTTCCCTAAAAATGAGGGAGGCGGGCTTCTGCGTGTCGCTGAGGGTCGAGTCACATGAGCGTGTTCCGCGTGAAGACGACCGAGGCCCGCGTCGGCGTGGTCGGGCTTTACAGTGCCGGCAAAACCGTGCTGCTCACCTCGCTCATCAATCACCTTCAGGACCACGACTCGGACCGGTTCCCGCTCGGGAAGCCCGGTACGCACCTGCGCAAATTCACCGTGAAGGAACCCGATCGCGGGTGGGCACCGTTCAACTATTCCGGGCATCGCGACGCGCTGGTGAACTACGGTCGGTGGCCGTCCAAGACGACCGACCGCGCGCAGTTCGTCTGTCAGTTCGAGCGCTCCGACTGGACCTTCAGCGACTGCCTCCTGAAGCTGTACGACCTGCCGGGGGAGCGCATCGCCGACGCCGGGATGCTCGGGCGCGACTTCACCGCGTGGTCCGAGCGCATGCTGAGCCTGTTCGTGAACGACTCCACGTACCGCACCTGTTCGGCCCCGTTTTTGGACGCGATCAAGAAGCCCGGCGCGACCGAAACCGAGCTACTGACGGCGTACCGCGTGTCGCTCGCGAACCTCATCCTGAACTTCAAGCCGCTCATTTCGCCCTCCACGTTCCTGCTCGATCTGAAGGGCCAGCCGGCGCGCCCCGCGGCGCCCGAGGAACTCGCGGCCGCCCGACACTGCGGCGTCGATGAGCAGAACCAGTTCTGCCCGCTGCCCGCCGAATTACGGCGCAACGGGACCGAGTTGTTCGAGTCGTTTTCGTCGCGCTACAACCTGTACGTCGAGCAAGTGGTGGTGCCCACGATCGCGGCGTACCGCTCGTGTACGTCCCTCATCGTGCTGGTCGATGTGACGATGCTGCTGGCGGGCGGTGTGGGCATGTACGACGACAACCGGCAAATCGTGCGCGACCTCTTCGACGTGCTCGCGCCCGGCGAAAACAAGCTGTTCGGACCGGTCGCACGCGGGCTGAGCAAGGTGTTCCTGCCGCACCAGTGGCGCCCGGGGTGG
The Gemmata palustris DNA segment above includes these coding regions:
- a CDS encoding YcjX family protein, coding for MSVFRVKTTEARVGVVGLYSAGKTVLLTSLINHLQDHDSDRFPLGKPGTHLRKFTVKEPDRGWAPFNYSGHRDALVNYGRWPSKTTDRAQFVCQFERSDWTFSDCLLKLYDLPGERIADAGMLGRDFTAWSERMLSLFVNDSTYRTCSAPFLDAIKKPGATETELLTAYRVSLANLILNFKPLISPSTFLLDLKGQPARPAAPEELAAARHCGVDEQNQFCPLPAELRRNGTELFESFSSRYNLYVEQVVVPTIAAYRSCTSLIVLVDVTMLLAGGVGMYDDNRQIVRDLFDVLAPGENKLFGPVARGLSKVFLPHQWRPGWITRLAFVAPKLDLVHPLDRDRMQLLTRRMVERFATDRDGLQHQFFNVSSVVSTKALPTEPGAGRVLVGTPLRGADGRKVPPSGEQRFTASELPDDWPLEWPAGRYAFPEVYPRMPTRKDYPPDQVNLDKLATFVIE
- a CDS encoding excinuclease ABC subunit UvrC, with the protein product MIEDPIPPVSEQTPDPRDPAAKVREFPTTSGVYLMKDAGGNVIYVGKAKNLRGRASSYFSKEALNDARIRDWMPLVKDVDFIETTDAIQAVFTEARMIKDLRPKFNKDLKDDKTFPYLQIRTREEFPRVEITRKPRRKGVRLYGPFTSTKPLRIAMDVLQRLLQFRTCTLDIKTGEDRWKWFRPCLLHSIRRCTAPCNLRVSREDYRAQIKKLIFILEGKTAKLVRRMEREMTAASEELNFEKARRIRDEIAAIQKLDMRGDANKDVQPEVFPIDPKKGLIGLKKVLGLANTPRTIEGMDIAHLSGQDTVASLVSFLDGVPFKPGYRRFKIKSVEGVDDFASMREVVTRRFRRLRDEDEVFPDILLIDGGKGQLNAALDAFQTLGITPPCLISLAKQEEEIFRPGADESIKLSKHSAALRLLQYVRDESHRFAQHYHHMLRRKRFTED
- a CDS encoding VOC family protein; its protein translation is MAGLNVTHLDHCSVLITDVAQARAFYAGVLGLKEIPKPKTFDFVALWFQLGDGQTLHLLQKPQPDSRSPRHFALRVPDVAQAREHFRTQRIEIQETGPIPHCDRFFVSDPDGNRIEIIQWLEPYDPAASGAGQLDT